TTACCTCAATGCAAAGGTAGCATCTTTGATGCATTGAATAGCGGAAGCTATGAAATATTCCGGGAATAGCTTCTAGATCTGCGTAACTGGCCATTATTCTTCCTAAAAGATTGTTCACATTACAAATAGGCATTTCGTCAATCATAGATTTAAGATAACCcctaaggaaaaaaatccatggtGTTGAGATCAGGAGAACGCGCGGGCCAAGTTACAGGACCTCGTCTTCCGATTTGTTGGTGCATATCGGTAAGTcgttcaaatgaaaattaacgtctattttcaatacaaattttgatttaaaaattaaaaaaaatgaatgttaCTGTACCATCTAAATAATCATAATGTCCGAATAATATCTACTACGGTCTTAAAATTGGCATCTTTGGTCTGTGTAATTGTGATAAAGAAATGTTTGTGCTCCCCAACAGCAAACTTAGTTGGAACAAAAAATGGTCAACGAAGAATACCGCTGTCCaacttaatcaaaaatcgatttataatagttatttgatataattttaaatatctcatttGTCCTACAGTCCCAACGGCACCTTTgtggacatatgtttattaaaaaaaagtatgtatTGATGTTCCCCACCGTCCCTTTAAGTTCGACGATATATttatgaaacgccctgtaAACATCACGTTACATGTTTAGTACGTTGTTCCTTTGCGGTTCATTTCATGGATTGAGGTGATGAACTTCAACGTTAGCGCCCATAAACAAagttcaaaaatcaaaaacgacTCTTCATTATCAACTACACCAGTTTTATTCAATGCCGTATCATAAACCTACAAAGCCTCAAGACTCTCTACCAAGCGGAAACCACCGGGGCAGCAGCCACAACAGGGGAAGCGACAGTTCTGCCAGTAGCGATAGTACCAGAGGGGCCAGCGACGACGGTATCAACTGTGGAGTGCGCGGCAATCCCGGAAACCAAAGGTGCTGAGTAGGCGGTCACTACTGGGGCAGAATAGGCGGACACCACTGGGGCAGAGTAGGCAGCATGGGCAGCCACCACCGGCGCGGCGTACGCGGTATGGGCGGCCACTACTGGGGCAGAGTATGCCACCGCTGGGGCAGCGTGGGCAGTAACTAATGGCGCAGAGTAGGCGAGCGCTGGGGCGGCGGCTACAACGGGGGCGGCGGCTACAACGGGGGCGGTTTCGGCAACCACTCCTACGGATTCTTCGGAGATGATCTGTCCACCAGGGGCAACTGAGGAGATGGCGCTACCATCAGGTCCGACCACAGTACTCCTGGAGCTGGGCCCTTGGATGATTTTGGCCGATGGGAGGACGGCGACACTGGCGCTGGCCACAGCCAAGACGGCGAAAAGAGCAACGAAGGACTGCAGGAAATGGCTTTATTTAGTTCAAACGCAAAgtgattttgataattttgcaAGTGTGGATTAGTGGTTACGTGTAAAACATGGATTATGGTATAAATCACTACACCTACCCAGTTTATTGAGCactgatttaaattttaaactttaaatgaaGTCTCTTATTATCTGGAacgtttcatgaaaatacgCATGAATGATAGACTAAACCAATGTGTTTGGTAAATGGAAAGCTCCGAAGGCGCGCGCATCAAGTCCTCTCGAATCCTTAATCACTTTAAGATTTGTTACCACGAAAATTgcgctttttttaaattcaagtcTTATTAAGTGTTTTAAACCGGGAGGGATTAAAGCAGACAAATAATCTAATTAAACATGCGCATATTGTGTAATCCGTATTACACGCACAGGGAGTTTCAGAAGTATGGGATCAAACTTCTGGCGATTGTTCAGTGTAACAATAGGAGACATCTGAGTATAAGCACTCATACTCGCCAATGTCTCCCTAAGACGCTACGGCCTTATGATGCTTTAACATGattatgtataaaaatgtGCTTTGACCAGTTTTAGTACAccttattttaatttgcttatAGAAAATAACACTACAGTAAATATTCAAAGCGTATTCGGATGTTATATTTAGCACTCGAATCGTCAGTTCGGATAATATTACATAGACAGAGGTGGTCTAGTTCTGTGGCCCTCTAGCccacccgatctaacaccttcAGATTCGTTTCTGTGGGGACACTTAAATTTTTCGGTTTATGAAACATCAGTAGAAAACAGACTAACGTTCGATAGCACGAATCACTGCGGCACTTGAATTCACTCAAAaccattaacaaatttttatcgaaTCCGCAAAAACCGATTGCATCGTTTAAATAGGCGCAATGAAGCGCaaggacattttcaacaattactgtagtgttattttgaacaaataaattaaagtgaaacgtactaaaacttgataaaaacatttttaaacgtgACTATCTTCGAGCCCTATAGGCAGTAGTGTCCTAGACTTTGCGCATGCGGGTTCTCATACTCAGAGGTGTTCTATTGTCGCACGGAACATTCGTTGGGGGTTCGATTCCATGGTTCTGAAGCATCTTCGATGATAaattagacttttttgaagaaaaaaattctcaacttttttttttcgaattgtgCATAGTTCAttcagaaataattattttttgaataccGTATGGCTCAGAGCGGTAACgcttttaaaacgttttcgtGTCGGACCGACCTTGCACGGTGGCAGTTTCATTGTAGCGATCAGGCAGTTTCTCCGCACTTCACAATTCGAAtctataacataaaatttaatataaaaatcgattttctttactattttgcttttttgcGTTAATGAGCCACTCTGCAGGTACGTCCGTAGGCCCCCTTCAGCGTGCGGACGATTTCCTTTACACAGGGTGATAAGCGCTACAATGAAACGGTCGCCGTGGAAGGTGCCTCCTATGTAAACATGTTGGAAAATGTTATTGTTTGGAGCCGcacgttatttaaaaaaacgattGTTGCTGAGTAAACCGCGCAGAATACGAAAAACGTGGAgaaattgtttctttaaaaaagcccaattcgttaaaaataatactgtTTGCTTGATAATTCAaatgagtaaataattttcgaaaagtttCGTTTAAGGGTGGCTGGAAAACCACCCTTAACTTTTTCTAGTATTTTGAGCTCCACTTTCACCTACTTAAGTTTTGTACGAGCTTTCCGCACACCTTGTACCTACTCCCACTAAAACTTATCGCACAAGCAATTCAAGCAAATACAAGTACAATGGCTACTTACGGAGGAGTTCATGGTGGTTGTTTTGATATTTCTGGTGGACAGATAACTGatacaatttaaaatcctgGGCGGTATTTATACATGAATCAAAATTCGGGCGACCTTCTTGGATCTTTATTCCTGCATTGTTCGCAGCTTACAAGTTGACATTTCTAATTAATGCGAAGTTCTTTTAAAGCAGTTACACCAGTTCGAGTTCCGCGTGgcgttttttttcttcgtgCACGGAATACCTCATTATACCCATTAACCATTGATACAATTTTGATATGGGTATGGACGGCCCTCGTACCTGAAGACGGAAAGGACTCGTAAATCATAAGATCGGCCTGTAATTTGCGGTAGCGCGGAGCTGGTACTTGAGAAGGTCAGTGTGGTTTTATGATGATTGAGTTCGGGTGTAATTGGACTGAAcacggaaatattttttgtctttcTGGCATTGAAGGATTGCAAAGGGCGACCCAATTCGAGGCTCATAGTTGGGATTTGGGGAGCACGTACAGCGTGGGTCAATTGAGGGCGCAATTGAGCAATTTGGTACTCGGCGACAAGTGATTTGGGGATTTGAAATGTTGGCAGTAGCTATTGAAACAtcgaaaataactgaaaacgtttctttagactgttaaattttgaaatacagaGCGTTAAAAAAAGGATGCAAAAACTGAACGGGGCAAGTATGATCGTATTCTTTGCTGTCTCACCCCAGACACAAGGGGAACACAGTTGGTTGACAGTGCCGAGGTGAACTGTATCTGTTTTGCGTAGCTCTCAATTTTGTTCGAAGCTTATTTGGCGTTGAACCGATGCAGAACAAAACACACTTGGTAACAACACACGGTAACAACACACGGTAACAACACACTTGGTAACAACTCACTTGGTAACAACACCACATTTGGTAACAACACACTTGTATTTGTCtcactaaattttcaaaattactttacAAGGGACAAAGGTCAtaacaaattgtaaaattagagCGAACTAGAAAACCACAAGCGATCACCGAATGTTAAGAAACTTTTCCGATTGGGAGCTTTTCCTTGACCAGGGCAACTGATACGTGAATCGAGCGCAGTATAGGGATCCTACTAAGACTTTaggagttaaaaagagaatagGAGAGATGCTGAAGAGGCGTTGCGTTTTGTATGATAGATTCTATGAGACTGATCCAAGTCTCAATTTTTCCCACCGAATGTGAACCTCAAGTtgtccatttatatttttaccaccTCATAGTCGTACCAGTTAATGTGAATTCTTAGCGCTGAGGACTGAGAATTGCTTATCAATACGGTGCCGTGAaggtgtgagaaaaatgatggGTGAGAAGAGTTATGAGCGTGGAATATGTACGCAGTTGACTAGTGTAAACACTGCCCTTAAGGGTGATTAATAAGGGTTTCGTTAGCAACATAATAAGACATTTATTAGTGGGTGAAGATGTTGGGTATTTTCCTAACACTGATATCACTTCGTAGGTGATTCGCTCGAATGTTAACGTGGCAACGAACAAGATGTCCGTAGTACGTACTGCATTAATAAAATCCGGATCATTGAGGTTTCTTTTATTCTAAAGACTCGTAAGGTACGTCGTTAGTTTATCCATGACTTAGTGAGTGAAAGTCATTTGCATACTTGATAGCTTGATTGACAATAATATCTTGTTTTCGATTAATGGTAATTTCTTATCTATATGATCAAATGATTCACGAGTTATTTTTAATCGTAGAGTCCAACCCCGGCCACAGGGGAACcccttttgggacaccctgtacaaataGTTGTTTTAGTTTATTCTCTTTTTACAGACTTTTCTCCTCAACGCAGAATCAAACGAAGCCACGGCTGGGTTCCTGCCAATGATAGATGAGGCCTTAGAATCTATTTTTGCGGAAAACAACGGCCCCTTCCTGATAAACGCCACAGTTAGAGATTACCTATTCGACGGAATAAGGTTCTGCAAAAACGGATGCATTGATGACGGATTTGTAGCCAAAATGGTTTGCGataaaatgaaggaaaaactCAATGTTACTGATCAAATCAGGCTGGATGGGAACGATATCGTGTACTCAACTTTTTACTATGTAAGCACAGGGAGGTTCACGTAAGATGATCCACTACGTCATCTAACAAGCCATAAGGTTtaggaaaaagtttaatataaaaaccATTCAGtttatcataaatttttgtttgtaatgTTTCGGAAGTGACTGAGTGGTCCAGAAAACCGTGGCGTGGCAAAAATGAAcgaaatgtattaaattaatgGATAAGAAtgtaattagaaattttaaatggaaaaaattcccgttaattatattaattaattaaatatgtaagatttttttggggtaaatacaaatataatttgaaagggaattttttaaaaatcactaaaaaaaatcgagtttgaGGGAGTTGAAATGGGAAGAGtgttgatatatttttcacaccctatataaaattttgtcgaaaataaaacaatatactCTAATGAAAccactttttgtttttaactggacaattttttgattaattcgaTTGATACTTTTAGAATTTTCAGAAGTTCATTTTTCTCTCGATCTTCACTTTAAACCGAAAAACtgctaaaaaattttcatattttgcacCAACGAAAAGTAATCACAAACAGAATTAGTATCCGAAACCACTTACAGggtattccatttaaaaaatgtattttcgtCACTCGCTGTTTTCTGGATCACCCTCAAgctatgaaaatatttttaaaaagtcatcaaaaactgaataacattaataataaacttctTTTAACCTtgccgtttttgaaataaggTAGAGAACCAGCTTGCGTGGACCACTCTGTACATTTTTACCCAAGGGAAAAGAGCCATATTCTAATAATCGCTATGATATTAAGCTGTAAAGGGTATTAAGAACGGAACGCTGCGTGTGCTTTGTTCTCGAATTAACATTTTCTCCAGCATTTGGAGCAGAAGTGGTGTATAGTGAATACtttgttttttacatttatcttttttttatagcgTAATAATACTCGTCAAGCGTACATAACAGTAAATTCTGGCAGGAAAAACAATCAAGAAATTGGAACGATGACGCGTCTGAACAATAACTCTTTTGTAAAAGCCTGGCTTAATGACAAATATCAGTGCAATAAAGTAGTTGGAGCAACTagtatttttccaataaactTAAGCTCCAAGACCAAGTTCCAGAGCTTTTCTCCTGAGATTTGCAGGTAAGTTCCTGTTCCAAAACAAATATGGGAATGAAAGAACATTCTCTGACACGGAATTGTCTCTTGAGGGATATACCATCATAGACTGCGAGTCGCTGCTGTCTTCTGCTAGTTGAATTGCGCACTCTGTTCATCTACTGTCCTTTTGGATTGTTTCGGCCCTATTGTAATTCTTTTCACTTTTCGCTTAGTCGGGAGGCCCTTCGTGAAGGATTGACGCCTCCCTGTACTCGACTCGCATTATTTAAAGATGCGAAGCAACGCCACTCTCCCTCCTTTCAATCACTTTATCTGTGCCCTTTTGCTCCTATATCATGTCGTTGCTAATCCCGATGCACCCGTCCAACAGAAATTTTGGCCCTTTTTTTCGGCAATGGAAATTGTTCCTGCACCATTAAGTTCCGTTTTGAGATGCTTCTCTGTGCGTTGCAGCATCCACACAGGGTGGAACAGCCAAATGGAATACATACATCTGCATATTTCGACGTATGAGAGACAATTGCCGAAACTCATCAATTCTAGATTCTAAAATTACCTCCTGCAACGTAATAATGCAAATTGCAATGCAATTTCATGTCTGAATTCAACCCCATTTGCGTGACGATCGCGACCcccgaattttcattttctattcAAAACTGCTACGGTTTTGAACTTTATTGTAAAAGTGAATAGGAAAAAGTATCTTGTAACTCACGATATTCTTTAcaacaaactaaaaacttaataactaaTACAATTTCGTTATTGATGCTGTAATACAGTAACAAACTAAATCGATTTTCCTACGGGGTTAGTTAGCCCGCTTCGGGAGAGGAGGCTTTCAGAGGTCACCACATGAAGGTGCAGGTAGGTCTATGGGTTTCAAGTTCCCGTTCTGATATAGTCCAAAACAAATGCGAAAATCGAGTATCTGCTGAATGAAACCTTCGTGTTTTTCGATAAGTTTTTTAACTTCTAGatcgataaaatttgaatttggaaaGATGGAACTGGTGGGACTCATTAAAGGCTACACTTACTTTGCTTCAAAAAGCAGCTTCAACAATTCAAAGAACGTGCTGGAGAACCACTGCTACTGCACCAACAAGACGCAGAATTTGGATGGTAATTTCGGATGTTTATACGATGGAGTTACAGATATTACCACATGCCAAGGTAATAACGTTTTGCGCAACCCGGTATTATTTTAACACATTCGTGGAGGAGTCACATGACTTTACTCCTTAAATGGCGTGGTATAggaacaatatttaaatgaattgcAACGAGGAATCGTGGAGAATTATGTCATTTAGCCCAAAGCAGGTTTGGTTACAGGAAGTGTATTTAACCAACATTTCCCAATGCATTTGCAAAACATAACGGATAGAAGATCGGTATCTGAATCGAAAAGGATTTATACTTAAAACCGTGCTAATTGAATCGGGTACCACGCATTAACGAGTCTCAGCATTTAGGTACCTAGTTACCCTATCACAAGAAAGCTCATATCATAAGACATTCCGATTCCTTGTCTTCTAACATTGATAATTCTTGAAATGAAGTTTTTCAAAAGCCAGTAGGACTTCATAGAAGACCAAAAGTTCTGCATAAActgaacaaatatttttcatgaaaatggagtttttgtgtttagaagatttttattagttcTGATTTATTTTCCCTGGCAATTCTAGCAGAAATTTTTCTGTAAGATGCAGCGTAACAGATCTCGACATCCGAGGAACGAAGGTGCCTGTATAATTTTCCAAAGGTGTTAGTGTCCAGTAATTATGACCATACGAGGAATAGCACTCTTCGATTAAGACACTGAGGTACCGAGAGAAGTGATTAACGACTAGGTGGTACCAATTTTCAAACCACGGTAAGTACCatgttttttttgcataatatgaattaattgaaaacaaattatgattaaaaatatttagtgaaTAACAATGAAAGAAGATGATCCATTCATGGAAATGCATGCAGTTCATCACAATAATTGACTACAAAATGGCAATTACCCGGTTAAATATCATGTAACGgcgaaaataacaaaattacagtTAATATGCGGTTAGTCGTATCTTTCCAGGTACTCCATCTGAGTGATTTCTAAAAGAAAATGGGGAATTAGATAATTTAAACTATACCGAGTGTTTCATAATAGTATGTCGAAAAATCTGGTGGatgatttaaagaaaaaagttcatataaacgtGGGTCCGTTTATACTTCCCatctgaaatacagggtgatcaaaaatgattattttagaaatatttttctaacgCATCCGAGCAAAACCGGAGACGTAAAATAGGCGTTGGGACCCATCGTTTAAGggaaaaacaatgttttgaaTTGCACCAGCGGCGTCCCCATTTATGTAACcctgaacattttaaatgaaagaaGATATGATGTGccattgattaaaaaaaatatatatatcatttttttgcatgttccatatttatgttaaaaaaaggtttcttggatatttttcgtttaaaatgttcaggGTTACATGAACGGAGACGCCACTGGTCGGATTAAAAACAAGCTTTTTCCcttaacaaaaaatgtgtctGGACATCCATTTTACCTTCCCCAATttgcatgaaaatatttaatggctGATGGCGGGCTTGCTAGGAAGAAATCAAAGAAGTGCCACCCTGCAGTTGAGACAGGAGGCGAAAACGGTCCCTTGttgtgaacttttttcttaaaatcgtCCAGCAATTCACCCCATAGATTTTCTACACACTATTCGGAAACACTCTGCATGCAAAAAGTCACTTGTTGTGTAATTAGGCCTCCTATGTCGCTGATCGGCCAGCGTCAGCTCTTGCAAGGGGAATGGAATTCATAATGTTACTCTTATTGAGCACTTgtgtatcaaaaaaattattattttaatgttgtAGTCAGAAGTCAACGCACGCGACTAATTTACAAACAAAGAAATGGCGAGACACCGAAGAGTTGTCTTCTTCAGTCGGGTAGTCTGACACAATGTGAACTGAAACCgtacaaagaaatatttattatttaaacagtTATGAGAAACAGGTATTTCAAATAAACCGTATAAGTATATATTATGACTTTACCTCTTCTGGACGTCAGTTCGACGATGATTTTCATGCGAGTGTCCACAACAGTCGCATTGACCTGGTGCGTAGTGTTTGCTAAGGTTTATGAGCGATGTGATCTGGTACGCGAACTGCGAAATTTTGATATACCAAATGACGAGATACCCACGTGGGTATGTATTGTGCAACACGAGTCCAACTATAACACCTCTGCTATGAACCCCGCAAGTGGTGACCACGGGTTGTTTCAAATATCGCAGATATATTGGTTAGTATACCCTGAGTTAGACTTCTCATCTGTCTGGTACCGTCTCTCCTAGTTGTTCCATAACTGATCTGTCCATGGGATGTTATGAATTGGGTATTACATGGGGCGGGAAACAACCATCGATTCAATCAGGCTGATAAACAGACCGTGTCTTATGCCAAGAAACATTACATaacaaacatgtttttttattttatttttattttttttattttcttaatgagACGGAGCGCAAAAATGGCCCaaactcaaatttttatttttgaacaaaaaggaCTTTGGTTTTTATTACCTCTGAAATAAGTTTTAGGCCGCTAATGCGCAATGAAAGAGAGATTTGTTCGGTGCTGTTTCATAGTCACCACTCAATGTACTAAACTTTGTGAGTTGAGCCGTTCCTGCGCTCAACGCCTCATATGTAAATTTCGTAACTAATAGTCATTAATGGCGATTCGGATCTGCAAGCTCATTTCTAACCTTATTTCGTGTAAAGCCTTTTGCCTGTGAAGTATTGATGATTAGAATCTTCAACAATGAAGTGGGTGTTTCCGAAGGTCGTCCGCGTTTAAATTCGAGAGACTCAATAAGAGATTTAATTACCTAATGCAGTAGATAAGGCAGAATATGTTTTATTCATATATGAAAATCTGGCGTTTCCTGCGAAGGGCGCACGATTGACGGAAGAAGGGCAGTGGAACTTTCCTAACTCGAATTTTGAAGGTTCGGAGGGTTAAAATCAATTCAGGGTGCATCAGAATCGTGCAGCCGACTGCTTACTGTAAGTTCTTGGGACCGAAACAAGAAATAAAGTCGATATAGACAAACGTTTAATTTTCCTTTAGTTTCCacacacagggtgttaaagtttttattttttaacatccaaattgattaaaattttttagttaaagAGGTGGAGTTTAGCATGTCGGtaagtattattaaaaaaatattaggttTAATTACTCTCCAGAGGCAAGGATATCGGTGTCGAGTGTccttttttgttataaaaatttataacattcaataaaatattttctgtcaAGTGGTCCATTACACGCGCCAATGTGTTCGGcaaattttttgccttttattagtttgttatatttcaagtagtttagtcataaaaacaaatgtaaAAGTTAACAAAACTTATTTGTTAAGTGCATTTTtacaattcaaataaaaaaaaaataatttttttcattttataaactcttgaaatatttaacacaaaatttggGAGCAAGTATCGACAGGTATAAAATCAAAACCTCCTAACCTTTGTAAATCAGCTAGGGGGGGAGGTAAGTGCGCCACTGTTTCGAGTTTACAATCATAAATCTTAATAAatctttataaattttaacgttttcttTTATGACTGAACTGCTTGCAATACAACAAACCAAGAAGAGACGAGACATTTGCTAAACCTATTGGCACATGCGATGGACTACCTTAAATGACGTGTTAAACTGAGTGTTGCGAATTTTTATAACTAAAAAGGACACATGACACCCACGTCCCTGCCTATGGCCTAATGGCTAGAGCTGacaatttttcgaattatATCTACCAATATGCCGAATTCACGTACGAAATTTAGTTAAGAAGCTTTAAGGCATTTGGAAGTTAAGAAATAAAGCTTTTTTCCAAACTTCGTGTCTCGGAACTAAAGGCCAATTAGACATCtgctttataaaaatttttttttcttatttcggtCACAGGAACATACAGCCATTTCGCATTTCTTGGGAGCCATCTTCCAAAGATTGTAGCTCCCTTAAGAGGCTTTTGCGGATCCATATTTACGCCaacttttgtttatattttcgaaTGTAAAATCAGTCCTTGGAACACGTCC
This genomic interval from Euwallacea fornicatus isolate EFF26 chromosome 24, ASM4011564v1, whole genome shotgun sequence contains the following:
- the LOC136346845 gene encoding cuticle protein 67-like, giving the protein MNSSSFVALFAVLAVASASVAVLPSAKIIQGPSSRSTVVGPDGSAISSVAPGGQIISEESVGVVAETAPVVAAAPVVAAAPALAYSAPLVTAHAAPAVAYSAPVVAAHTAYAAPVVAAHAAYSAPVVSAYSAPVVTAYSAPLVSGIAAHSTVDTVVAGPSGTIATGRTVASPVVAAAPVVSAW